From Pongo pygmaeus isolate AG05252 chromosome 1, NHGRI_mPonPyg2-v2.0_pri, whole genome shotgun sequence, one genomic window encodes:
- the ADAM15 gene encoding disintegrin and metalloproteinase domain-containing protein 15 isoform X17 — protein MRLALLWALGLLGAGSPLPSWPLPNMVSACNVEAPQVAPRSSRQSQRRPRGSPWSPRSFRTSKRCFRELVPGRPTLVWYQPDGTRVVSEGHTLENCCYQGRVQGYAGSWVSVCTCSGLRGLVVLTPERSYTLEQGPGDLQGPPIISRIQDLHLPGHTCALSWQESVYTQTPPEHPLGQRHIRRWRRDVVTETKTVELVIVADHSEVQKYRDFQHLLNRTLEVALLLDTFFRPLNVRVALVGLEAWTQRDLVEISPNPAVTLENFLHWRRAHLLPRLPHDSAQLVTGTSFSGPTVGMAIQNSICSPDFSGGVNMDHSTSILGVASSIAHELGHSLGLDHDLPGNSCPCPGPAPAKTCIMEASTDFLPGLNFSNCSRRALEKALLDGMGSCLFERLPSLPPMAAFCGNTFVEPGEQCDCGFPNDCVDPCCDSSTCQLRPGAQCASDGPCCQNCQLRPSGWQCRPTRGDCDLPEFCPGDSSQCPPDVSLGDGEPCAGGQAVCMHGRCASYAQQCQSLWGPGAQPAAPLCLQTANTRGNAFGSCGRNPSGSYVSCTPRDAICGQLQCQTGRTQPLLGSIRDLLWETIDVNGTELNCSWVHLDLGSDVAQPLLTLPGTACGPGLVSRLGGQDQV, from the exons ATGCGGCTGGCGCTGCTCTGGGCCCTGGGGCTCCTGGGCGCGGGCAGCCCTCTGCCTTCCTGGCCGCTCCCAAATATGG TCTCAGCATGCAATGTGGAAGCCCCTCAG GTGGCACCGAGGAGCAGCAGGCAGAGTCAGAGAAGGCCCCGAGGGAGCCCTTGGAGCCCCAGGTCCTTCAGGACCTCAAAAAGGTGCTTCAG AGAGTTGGTCCCAGGCCGCCCAACCCTGGTGTGGTACCAGCCCGATGGCACTCGGGTGGTCAGTGAGGGACACACTCTG GAGAACTGCTGCTACCAGGGAAGAGTGCAGGGATATGCAGGCTCCTGGGTGTCCGTCTGCACCTGCTCTGGGCTCAG aggCTTGGTGGTCCTGACCCCAGAGAGAAGCTATACCCTGGAGCAGGGGCCTGGGGACCTTCAGGGTCCTCCCATTATTTCGCGAATCCAAGATCTCCACCTGCCAGGCCACACCTGTGCCCTGAGCTGGCAGGAATCTGTATACACTCAGACTCCACCAGAGCACCCCCTGGGACAGCGCCACATTCGCCGG TGGAGGCGGGATGTGGTAACAGAGACCAAGACTGTGGAGTTGGTGATTGTGGCTGATCACTCGGAG GTCCAGAAATACCGGGACTTCCAGCACCTGCTAAACCGCACATTGGAAGTGGCCCTCTTGCTGGACACA TTCTTCCGGCCCCTGAATGTACGAGTGGCACTAGTGGGCCTGGAGGCCTGGACCCAGCGTGACCTGGTGGAGATCAGCCCAAACCCAGCTGTCACCCTCGAAAACTTCCTCCACTGGCGCAGGGCACATTTGCTGCCTCGATTGCCCCACGACAGTGCCCAGCTGGTGAC TGGTACTTCATTTTCTGGGCCTACGGTGGGCATGGCCATTCAGAACTCCATCTGTTCTCCTGACTTCTCAGGAGGTGTGAACATG GACCACTCCACCAGCATCCTGGGAGTCGCCTCCTCCATAGCCCATGAGTTGGGCCACAGCCTGGGCCTGGACCATGATTTGCCTGGGAATAGCTGCCCCTGTCCAGGTCCAGCCCCAGCCAAGACCTGCATCATGGAGGCCTCCACAGA CTTCCTACCAGGCCTGAACTTCAGCAACTGCAGCCGACGGGCCCTGGAGAAAGCCCTCCTGGATGGAATGGGCAGCTGCCTCTTTGAACGGCTGCCTAGCCTACCCCCTATGGCGGCTTTCTGCGGAAATACGTTTGTGGAGCCGGGCGAGCAGTGTGACTGTGGCTTCCCGAAT GACTGCGTCGATCCCTGCTGTGATTCCTCGACCTGCCAGCTGAGGCCAGGTGCACAGTGTGCATCTGATGGACCCTGTTGTCAAAATTGCCAG CTGCGCCCGTCTGGCTGGCAGTGTCGTCCTACCAGAGGGGATTGTGACTTGCCTGAATTCTGCCCAGGAGACAGCTCCCAGTGTCCCCCTGATGTCAGCCTAGGGGATGGTGAGCCCTGCGCTGGCGGGCAAGCTGTGTGCATGCACGGGCGTTGTGCCTCCTATGCCCAGCAGTGCCAGTCACTTTGGGGACCTGGAGCCCAGCCCGCTGCGCCACTTTGCCTCCAGACAGCTAATACTCGGGGAAATGCTTTTGGAAGCTGTGGGCGCAACCCCAGTGGCAGTTATGTGTCCTGCACCCCTAG agATGCCATTTGTGGGCAGCTCCAGTGCCAGACAGGTAGGACCCAGCCTCTGCTGGGCTCCATCCGGGATCTACTCTGGGAGACAATAGATGTGAATGGGACTGAGCTGAACTGCAGCTGGGTGCACCTGGACCTGGGCAGTGATGTGGCCCAGCCCCTCCTGACTCTGCCTGGCACAGCCTGTGGCCCTGGCCTGGTGAGCCGCCTGGGTGGGCAAGACCAGGTGTGA